A DNA window from Pseudomonas sp. B21-056 contains the following coding sequences:
- a CDS encoding GlcG/HbpS family heme-binding protein, protein MSALTLNVAVNLAGRALVAGREINAAPLTVAVLDSGGHLIALQREDGASLLRPQIAIGKAWGAIALGKGSRLLAQDAQQRPAFIAALNSLGQGSVVPVPGGVLIKDQQGRVLGAIGISGDLSDVDEQVAVRAVEAVGLWADAGVVV, encoded by the coding sequence ATGAGCGCTCTAACCTTGAACGTCGCCGTCAACCTGGCGGGGCGGGCCCTTGTCGCGGGCCGTGAAATCAACGCGGCCCCCCTCACCGTCGCGGTCCTCGACAGCGGCGGGCACCTGATTGCCCTGCAGCGCGAAGACGGCGCCAGCCTGCTCCGCCCACAGATCGCCATCGGCAAGGCCTGGGGCGCCATCGCCCTGGGCAAGGGCTCGCGCCTGCTGGCTCAGGACGCCCAACAACGCCCAGCCTTCATTGCCGCATTGAACAGCCTGGGGCAGGGCAGCGTCGTGCCGGTTCCGGGTGGGGTGTTGATCAAGGATCAGCAGGGGCGAGTGCTGGGCGCGATTGGCATCAGTGGCGATCTTTCGGATGTTGATGAGCAGGTCGCTGTCAGGGCTGTGGAGGCGGTGGGGTTGTGGGCGGATGCGGGGGTGGTTGTTTGA
- the hyi gene encoding hydroxypyruvate isomerase, whose product MPRFAANLSMLFTEQDFLARFEAAAKAGFSGVEYLFPYDYSSAELKALLDANGLTQVLFNLPAGDWAKGERGIACLPDRVEEFRAGVDLAIAYAQVLGNTQVNCLAGICPQNCNETLVQKTFVANLKYAAEKLQAKGIKLVMEAINTRDIPGFYLNNTAQALSIREQVGSANLFLQYDIYHMQIMEGDLARTLSAHLGEINHVQLADNPGRNEPGTGEINYRFLFEHLDRIGYQGWVGCEYKPLTTTEAGLGWLKTHNAI is encoded by the coding sequence ATGCCGCGTTTCGCCGCCAACCTGTCCATGCTGTTCACCGAACAGGATTTCCTCGCCCGTTTCGAAGCGGCCGCCAAGGCCGGTTTCAGTGGGGTCGAATACCTGTTCCCCTACGACTACAGCTCCGCCGAACTCAAGGCCCTGCTCGACGCCAATGGCCTGACCCAAGTGCTGTTCAACCTGCCGGCCGGTGACTGGGCCAAAGGCGAGCGCGGCATTGCCTGCCTGCCGGACCGGGTCGAGGAATTTCGCGCCGGTGTCGACCTGGCGATTGCCTACGCCCAGGTGCTGGGCAACACCCAGGTCAACTGCCTGGCCGGGATCTGCCCGCAGAACTGTAACGAAACCCTGGTGCAGAAAACCTTCGTCGCCAACCTGAAGTACGCCGCCGAGAAACTGCAGGCCAAGGGCATCAAGCTGGTGATGGAAGCCATCAACACCCGTGACATTCCCGGCTTCTACCTGAACAACACCGCCCAGGCCCTGTCGATCCGCGAGCAAGTGGGCAGCGCCAACCTGTTCCTGCAATACGACATCTACCACATGCAGATCATGGAAGGCGACCTGGCCCGGACCCTGTCGGCGCACCTGGGCGAGATCAACCATGTGCAACTGGCGGACAACCCCGGACGCAACGAGCCGGGCACCGGCGAGATCAACTATCGCTTCCTGTTCGAACACCTGGACCGCATCGGCTACCAGGGTTGGGTCGGCTGCGAATACAAGCCGCTGACCACCACCGAAGCGGGCCTGGGCTGGCTGAAAACCCATAACGCGATCTGA
- a CDS encoding VacJ family lipoprotein codes for MAKYLLLIAALLGAGVVHADDKATVDADGFKEPLTKLKFNPGLDQREFERSTLNALNVYDPLESWNRRVYHFNYRFDEWVFLPVVDGYRYVTPSFVRTGVSNFFNNLGDVPNLMNSLLQFKGKRSMETTARLLLNTTIGVAGLWDPATAMGLPRQSEDFGQTLGFYGVPAGAYFVLPIFGPSNLRDTSGLLVDYSAETAINFLNVAEVSANHPELLLLRGVDKRYQTSFRYGQLNSPFEYEKVRYVYTESRKLQIAE; via the coding sequence GTGGCTAAATACCTCCTGCTTATCGCTGCGTTACTGGGTGCGGGCGTGGTTCACGCTGATGACAAGGCCACCGTGGATGCCGACGGCTTCAAGGAACCGCTGACCAAGCTCAAGTTCAACCCGGGGCTGGACCAGCGCGAATTCGAGCGCTCGACCCTCAACGCGCTGAACGTCTATGACCCACTCGAGTCCTGGAACCGTCGCGTCTATCACTTCAATTACCGCTTCGACGAATGGGTGTTCTTGCCCGTGGTCGACGGCTACCGCTACGTCACTCCGAGCTTCGTGCGCACCGGCGTGAGCAACTTCTTCAATAATCTGGGGGACGTGCCGAACCTGATGAACAGCCTGCTGCAATTCAAGGGCAAGCGTTCGATGGAAACCACGGCGCGGCTGTTGCTCAACACCACGATCGGCGTCGCCGGCCTCTGGGATCCCGCCACCGCCATGGGCCTGCCGCGCCAGAGCGAAGACTTCGGCCAGACCCTGGGCTTCTACGGCGTACCCGCCGGCGCCTACTTCGTGCTGCCGATCTTCGGCCCGTCCAATCTGCGGGATACTTCAGGTTTGCTGGTGGACTACTCGGCCGAAACGGCGATCAACTTCCTGAACGTCGCCGAAGTCAGCGCCAACCACCCGGAACTGCTGCTCCTGCGCGGCGTGGACAAGCGTTACCAGACCAGCTTCCGCTACGGCCAGCTGAACTCGCCGTTCGAGTATGAAAAGGTGCGCTACGTGTACACGGAGTCGCGCAAGTTGCAGATTGCCGAGTAA
- a CDS encoding DUF808 domain-containing protein: MAGSSLLVLIDDIATVLDDVALMTKMAAKKTAGVLGDDLALNAQQVSGVRAERELPVVWAVAKGSFINKLILVPSALAISAFVPWLVTPLLMVGGAYLCFEGFEKLAHKFLHSPAEDQAEHAQLVEAVADPAVDLVAFEKDKIKGAVRTDFVLSAEIIAITLGTVADAPLTQQVIVLSGIAVVMTVGVYGLVAGIVKLDDLGLWLTQKPGQVARSVGGAILRAAPYMMKSLSVIGTAAMFLVGGGILTHGVPVVHHWIEGVAAGAGGAGFVVPMLLNAVAGTVAGAVVLAGVMAMGRVWKALKG; the protein is encoded by the coding sequence ATGGCCGGAAGCAGTTTGCTGGTGTTGATCGACGACATCGCCACCGTGCTCGACGATGTTGCGCTGATGACCAAGATGGCCGCCAAGAAAACCGCCGGCGTGCTCGGCGACGACCTGGCGCTCAATGCCCAGCAGGTGTCCGGTGTACGGGCCGAGCGAGAGCTGCCGGTGGTCTGGGCAGTGGCGAAGGGCTCTTTTATCAACAAGCTGATCCTGGTGCCGTCGGCGCTGGCCATCAGCGCTTTCGTGCCGTGGCTGGTGACGCCGCTGTTGATGGTGGGTGGCGCCTACCTGTGCTTCGAGGGTTTCGAAAAGCTCGCTCACAAATTCCTTCACAGCCCGGCCGAAGACCAGGCTGAACATGCGCAACTGGTCGAGGCCGTGGCCGATCCGGCGGTCGACCTGGTGGCCTTCGAGAAGGACAAGATCAAGGGCGCGGTGCGCACTGATTTCGTCCTCTCCGCAGAGATCATTGCCATTACCCTGGGCACCGTCGCCGATGCACCGCTGACCCAGCAGGTGATCGTGCTGTCGGGCATCGCTGTGGTCATGACCGTCGGTGTCTACGGCCTGGTGGCCGGGATCGTCAAGCTCGATGACCTGGGGTTGTGGTTGACGCAGAAGCCGGGGCAGGTTGCCAGAAGCGTCGGTGGCGCGATTCTGCGTGCCGCGCCGTACATGATGAAAAGCCTGTCGGTGATCGGCACGGCGGCGATGTTCCTGGTGGGCGGCGGTATCCTCACCCATGGCGTGCCGGTGGTGCATCACTGGATCGAAGGCGTGGCAGCGGGTGCCGGTGGGGCCGGGTTCGTCGTGCCGATGCTGCTCAATGCGGTGGCGGGAACTGTCGCGGGAGCGGTGGTGCTGGCGGGTGTGATGGCGATGGGCAGGGTCTGGAAGGCGCTGAAAGGCTAA
- a CDS encoding serine/threonine protein kinase, protein MLRSLRFAALIGGLILSASALAVDIDAASYGYPLTNPFEATIATTPPDLRPELPLIEDINQADYSVTLRPEREFILPDNFWPVKSLTYRMATQDKPAPLIFLIAGTGARYDSSLNEYLKRLYYKAGYHVVQLSSPTSFDFMSSASRFATPGITKEDAEDMYRVMQAVRAQNPKVPVTEYYLTGYSLGALDAAFVAHLDETRRSFNFKKVLLLNPPVNLYTSVTNLDKLVQTQVKGINSTTTFYELVLNKLTRYFQQKGYIDLNDALLYDFQQSKQHLSNEQMAMLIGTSFRFSAADIAFTSDLINRRGLITPPKFPITESTSLTPFLKRALQCDFDCYLTEQVIPMWRARTDGGSLLQLVDQVSLYALKDYLHESSKIAVMHNADDVILGPGDLGFLRKTFGDRLTVYPLGGHCGNLNYRVNSDAMLEFFRG, encoded by the coding sequence ATGCTCCGTTCCTTGCGCTTCGCTGCCCTCATCGGCGGCCTTATCCTGAGTGCGTCCGCGCTGGCGGTGGACATCGACGCCGCCAGTTATGGCTATCCCTTGACCAACCCGTTCGAGGCGACCATCGCGACCACCCCGCCCGACCTGCGCCCCGAGCTGCCCCTGATCGAGGACATCAACCAGGCGGACTACAGCGTCACCCTGCGCCCGGAGCGTGAGTTCATCCTGCCGGACAACTTCTGGCCGGTGAAAAGCCTCACCTACCGCATGGCGACCCAGGACAAGCCGGCCCCGCTGATCTTCCTGATCGCCGGCACCGGTGCACGATACGATAGTAGCCTCAATGAATATCTCAAGCGGCTCTACTACAAAGCCGGCTACCACGTGGTGCAGTTGTCATCGCCCACCAGTTTCGACTTCATGAGTTCCGCCTCGCGATTCGCCACCCCGGGCATCACCAAGGAAGATGCCGAAGACATGTACCGGGTCATGCAAGCGGTGCGCGCGCAGAACCCGAAGGTGCCGGTGACCGAGTACTACCTCACCGGCTACAGCCTCGGCGCGCTGGATGCAGCCTTCGTCGCACACCTGGACGAAACCCGGCGCAGCTTCAACTTCAAGAAAGTGCTACTGCTGAACCCGCCGGTGAACCTGTACACCTCGGTCACCAACCTGGACAAACTGGTCCAGACCCAAGTCAAGGGCATCAACAGCACCACGACGTTCTATGAACTGGTGCTCAACAAGCTGACCCGCTACTTCCAGCAAAAAGGCTACATCGACCTCAACGATGCCCTGCTGTATGACTTCCAGCAGTCCAAGCAACACCTGAGCAACGAGCAGATGGCGATGCTGATCGGCACGTCATTCCGTTTCTCGGCAGCCGACATCGCGTTCACTTCGGACCTGATCAATCGTCGTGGGCTGATTACCCCACCCAAGTTTCCGATCACCGAAAGCACCAGCCTGACGCCGTTTCTCAAGCGTGCGCTGCAATGCGACTTCGACTGCTACCTCACTGAACAAGTGATCCCGATGTGGCGCGCGCGCACTGACGGCGGCAGCCTGCTGCAACTGGTCGATCAGGTAAGCCTCTATGCACTGAAGGATTACCTGCATGAAAGCTCGAAGATTGCCGTGATGCACAACGCCGACGACGTCATCCTCGGCCCCGGCGACCTGGGCTTCCTGCGCAAGACCTTTGGCGACCGCCTGACGGTGTACCCACTGGGCGGCCACTGCGGCAACCTCAATTACCGCGTCAACAGCGACGCCATGCTGGAGTTCTTCCGTGGCTAA
- the gltA gene encoding citrate synthase produces the protein MADKKAQLIIEGAAPVELPILTGTVGPDVIDVRGLTATGRFTFDPGFMSTASCESKITYIDGDNGILLHRGYPIEQLAEKSDYLETCYLLLNGELPTAEQKAQFVSTVKNHTMVHEQLKSFFNGFRRDAHPMAVMCGVVGALSAFYHDSLDINNPQHREISAVRLVAKMPTLAAMVYKYSMGQPMMYPRNDLSYAENFLHMMFNTPCEIKPISPVLAKAMDRIFILHADHEQNASTSTVRLAGSSGANPFACIAAGIAALWGPAHGGANEAVLTMLDEIGDVSNIDKFIAKAKDKNDPFKLMGFGHRVYKNRDPRATVMKQTCDEVLKELGIKNDPQLELAMRLEEIALTDPYFIERSLYPNVDFYSGIILKAIGIPTSMFTVIFALARTVGWISHWKEMLSSPYKIGRPRQLYTGYESRDITQLEDRK, from the coding sequence ATGGCTGACAAAAAAGCGCAGTTGATCATCGAGGGCGCAGCCCCCGTCGAGCTGCCCATTTTAACCGGCACCGTTGGTCCCGATGTAATCGACGTTCGCGGCCTGACGGCCACGGGCCGCTTCACCTTCGACCCGGGGTTCATGTCGACCGCTTCGTGCGAGTCGAAGATCACCTACATCGACGGCGATAACGGCATCCTGCTGCACCGCGGCTACCCGATCGAGCAACTGGCTGAAAAATCGGACTACCTGGAAACCTGCTACCTGCTGCTCAACGGTGAGCTTCCGACCGCAGAACAAAAGGCCCAGTTCGTCAGCACCGTGAAAAACCACACCATGGTTCACGAGCAGCTGAAGTCTTTCTTCAACGGCTTCCGTCGCGATGCCCACCCGATGGCGGTCATGTGCGGCGTTGTCGGCGCCCTCTCGGCCTTCTACCACGACTCCCTGGACATCAATAACCCCCAGCATCGCGAAATCTCCGCGGTCCGCCTGGTGGCGAAGATGCCGACCCTGGCGGCGATGGTCTACAAGTACTCCATGGGCCAGCCCATGATGTACCCGCGCAACGACCTGTCGTATGCGGAAAACTTCCTGCACATGATGTTCAACACCCCGTGCGAGATCAAACCGATCAGCCCGGTGCTCGCCAAGGCCATGGACCGGATCTTCATCCTCCATGCCGACCACGAGCAGAACGCCTCCACGTCCACCGTGCGCCTGGCCGGCTCTTCGGGTGCCAACCCGTTCGCCTGTATCGCCGCCGGCATCGCTGCACTCTGGGGCCCGGCCCACGGCGGTGCCAACGAAGCGGTACTGACCATGCTCGATGAAATCGGCGATGTCTCGAACATCGACAAGTTCATCGCCAAGGCCAAGGACAAGAACGATCCGTTCAAGCTGATGGGCTTCGGTCACCGGGTCTACAAGAACCGCGACCCGCGCGCCACCGTCATGAAGCAGACCTGCGACGAAGTGCTCAAGGAACTGGGGATCAAGAACGATCCGCAACTCGAACTGGCCATGCGCCTGGAAGAGATCGCCCTGACCGATCCGTACTTCATCGAGCGCTCGCTGTACCCGAACGTCGACTTCTACTCGGGGATCATCCTCAAGGCGATCGGCATTCCAACCAGCATGTTCACCGTAATTTTCGCCCTGGCGCGGACCGTCGGCTGGATCTCCCACTGGAAGGAAATGCTCTCCAGCCCGTACAAGATCGGCCGCCCGCGCCAGTTGTACACCGGCTACGAGTCGCGTGACATCACCCAGCTGGAAGATCGCAAGTAA
- a CDS encoding cation acetate symporter — protein sequence MIRRLLALLSITAFAPGAWAAEALTGAVQKQPLNVAAIIMFVAFVGLTLGITYWASKRSKSASDYYAAGGRITGFQNGLAIAGDYMSAASFLGISALVFASGYDGLIYSIGFLVGWPIILFLIAERLRNLGKYTFADVASYRLGQKQIRTLSASGSLVVVAFYLIAQMVGAGKLIQLLFGLDYHVAVVLVGILMCLYVLFGGMLATTWVQIIKAVLLLSGASFMALMVMKHVNFDFNMLFAEAVKVHPKGEAIMSPGGLVKDPVSAFSLGLALMFGTAGLPHILMRFFTVSDAKEARKSVLYATGFIGYFYILTFIIGFGAILLVSTNPAFKDAAGALLGGNNMAAVHLADAVGGSIFLGFISAVAFATILAVVAGLTLAGASAVSHDLYASVIKKGKANEKDEIRVSKITTIALAVLAIALGILFEKQNIAFMVGLAFSIAASCNFPVLLLSMYWKKLTTRGAMIGGWLGLVSAVGLMILGPTIWVQIMGHEKPIYPYEYPALFSMAIAFVGIWFFSITDKSAEAENERALFFPQFVRSQTGLGASGAVNH from the coding sequence ATGATCCGGCGTCTACTGGCTCTATTGAGCATCACCGCGTTCGCTCCGGGTGCCTGGGCGGCTGAAGCCCTGACCGGGGCGGTACAGAAACAACCCCTCAACGTCGCCGCCATCATCATGTTCGTGGCGTTTGTCGGCTTGACCCTGGGCATCACGTATTGGGCGTCCAAGCGCAGCAAGTCGGCCAGTGACTACTATGCGGCGGGCGGGCGGATCACCGGTTTCCAGAACGGTCTGGCCATTGCCGGTGACTACATGTCGGCGGCGTCCTTCCTGGGGATTTCCGCGCTGGTGTTCGCGTCCGGCTACGACGGCCTGATCTACTCCATCGGCTTCCTGGTGGGCTGGCCGATCATTCTGTTCCTGATCGCCGAGCGCCTGCGTAACCTGGGTAAGTACACTTTTGCCGACGTGGCGTCCTATCGCCTCGGGCAGAAGCAGATCCGTACCTTGTCCGCCAGCGGCTCGCTGGTGGTGGTGGCGTTCTACCTGATCGCGCAGATGGTCGGTGCCGGCAAGCTGATCCAGCTGCTGTTCGGCCTGGACTACCACGTTGCGGTAGTGCTGGTGGGTATCCTGATGTGCCTCTATGTGTTGTTCGGCGGCATGCTGGCGACCACCTGGGTGCAGATCATCAAGGCAGTGCTGCTGCTGTCGGGTGCTTCGTTCATGGCGCTGATGGTCATGAAGCACGTCAACTTCGACTTCAACATGCTGTTTGCCGAAGCGGTCAAGGTTCACCCTAAAGGTGAGGCGATCATGAGCCCTGGCGGCTTGGTGAAGGATCCGGTCTCGGCCTTCTCCCTGGGCCTGGCACTGATGTTCGGTACCGCAGGCCTGCCACACATCCTGATGCGCTTCTTCACCGTGAGTGACGCCAAGGAAGCCCGCAAGAGCGTGCTGTATGCCACCGGCTTCATCGGTTACTTCTACATCCTGACCTTCATCATCGGCTTCGGCGCGATCCTGCTGGTCAGCACCAACCCGGCCTTCAAGGACGCTGCAGGTGCCTTGCTGGGCGGTAACAACATGGCGGCGGTGCACTTGGCCGACGCAGTGGGCGGCAGTATTTTCCTCGGCTTCATCTCGGCGGTGGCCTTTGCCACCATCCTGGCTGTAGTGGCCGGTTTGACCTTGGCCGGCGCTTCGGCGGTGTCTCATGACCTCTACGCCAGCGTGATCAAGAAAGGCAAGGCCAACGAGAAGGACGAGATTCGCGTCTCGAAAATCACCACCATCGCCCTGGCGGTGCTGGCGATTGCCCTGGGTATCCTGTTCGAGAAGCAGAACATCGCGTTCATGGTGGGCCTGGCGTTCTCCATCGCGGCGAGCTGCAACTTCCCGGTGCTGCTGCTTTCGATGTACTGGAAGAAACTGACCACCCGCGGCGCCATGATCGGCGGCTGGCTGGGCCTGGTCAGCGCCGTGGGCCTGATGATCCTGGGCCCGACCATCTGGGTACAGATCATGGGTCACGAGAAGCCGATCTACCCGTATGAGTACCCGGCGCTGTTCTCGATGGCCATTGCCTTCGTCGGTATCTGGTTCTTCTCCATCACCGACAAGTCGGCCGAAGCCGAGAACGAGCGGGCGCTGTTCTTCCCGCAGTTCGTGCGTTCGCAGACGGGTCTGGGGGCGAGTGGGGCGGTTAATCACTGA
- the sdhC gene encoding succinate dehydrogenase, cytochrome b556 subunit translates to MKKAVKSQRPVNLDLRTIKLPITGVTSFLHRVSGIILFLGLGIMLYALSKSLGSEEGYAEVKACLTSPLAKFVAWGLLSALLYHLVAGVRHLIMDMGIGETLEGGRLGSKIIIAVSLVLIVLAGVWIW, encoded by the coding sequence GTGAAAAAAGCCGTGAAAAGCCAACGACCTGTAAACCTAGACCTAAGGACCATCAAACTCCCCATCACCGGCGTTACGTCGTTTCTTCACCGTGTTTCCGGCATCATCCTCTTCCTGGGCCTTGGCATCATGCTTTATGCATTGAGCAAATCCCTGGGTTCCGAGGAAGGCTATGCCGAGGTGAAGGCATGCTTGACCAGTCCGCTGGCCAAGTTCGTAGCATGGGGCCTCCTGTCCGCTCTGCTGTATCACCTGGTTGCCGGTGTGCGCCACTTGATCATGGACATGGGCATCGGTGAGACGCTGGAAGGCGGCCGCCTGGGCTCGAAAATCATCATCGCCGTTTCCTTGGTGCTGATCGTTCTGGCAGGAGTTTGGATATGGTAA
- a CDS encoding glycine betaine ABC transporter substrate-binding protein produces MKMRRLMGAGAALVLAISSTLASAETKTLSIGYVDGWSDSVATTHVAAEVIQQKLGYDVKLQAVATGIMWQGVATGKLDAMLSAWLPVTHGDYWTKNKDQVVDYGPNFKDAKIGLIVPEYVKAQSVADLKTDESFKNRIVGIDAGSGVMLKTEQAIKDYDLTGYQLKASSGAGMIAELTRAEKKNESIAVTGWVPHWMFAKWKLRFLEDPKGVYGAAETVNSIGSKELATKAPEVAEFLKKFQWSSKDEIGEVMLAIQEGAKPEAAAKDWVAKHPDRVKEWTGK; encoded by the coding sequence ATGAAGATGCGACGACTCATGGGCGCAGGTGCCGCACTGGTACTGGCGATCAGCTCCACACTGGCCAGTGCCGAAACCAAGACCCTGAGCATCGGTTACGTTGACGGCTGGTCCGACAGCGTCGCGACGACTCACGTGGCAGCGGAAGTCATCCAGCAGAAGCTCGGCTATGACGTCAAGCTGCAAGCGGTGGCGACCGGGATCATGTGGCAGGGCGTGGCCACCGGCAAGCTCGATGCCATGCTCTCGGCGTGGTTGCCAGTGACTCACGGCGACTACTGGACGAAGAACAAGGACCAGGTGGTCGATTACGGCCCCAACTTCAAAGACGCGAAAATCGGCCTGATCGTGCCGGAGTACGTCAAGGCCCAGTCTGTGGCCGATCTCAAGACCGATGAAAGCTTCAAGAACCGCATTGTCGGCATCGACGCCGGTTCAGGCGTAATGCTCAAGACCGAACAGGCGATCAAGGACTACGACCTGACCGGCTATCAACTCAAGGCCAGTTCCGGCGCCGGCATGATTGCCGAGCTGACCCGTGCCGAGAAAAAGAACGAATCCATCGCCGTCACCGGTTGGGTGCCGCACTGGATGTTCGCCAAGTGGAAACTGCGCTTCCTGGAAGACCCGAAAGGCGTCTACGGCGCTGCTGAAACCGTGAACAGCATCGGCAGCAAGGAACTGGCGACCAAGGCACCGGAAGTGGCTGAGTTCCTGAAGAAATTCCAGTGGTCGTCGAAAGACGAAATCGGCGAAGTCATGCTGGCCATCCAGGAAGGCGCCAAGCCTGAAGCCGCTGCCAAGGACTGGGTCGCCAAGCACCCGGACCGTGTGAAGGAGTGGACTGGCAAGTAA
- a CDS encoding DUF485 domain-containing protein — protein sequence MNDSIYLSIQNSPRFKELVRKRERFAWILSAIMLGLYSGFILLIAYGPHVLGSKISPDSTITWGIPIGVGLILSAFVLTAIYVRRANGEFDDLNNAILKEAQQ from the coding sequence ATGAACGACAGCATTTACCTCTCGATTCAAAACAGCCCGCGCTTCAAGGAGCTGGTGAGAAAACGGGAAAGGTTCGCCTGGATTCTTTCGGCGATCATGCTAGGGCTGTACTCCGGATTCATTCTTCTGATCGCCTACGGGCCACACGTTCTTGGGAGCAAGATCTCGCCTGATTCGACGATCACCTGGGGCATTCCCATCGGTGTCGGTCTGATTCTCTCGGCTTTCGTCCTGACCGCTATCTACGTGCGACGCGCCAACGGCGAGTTCGACGACCTGAACAATGCGATTCTCAAGGAGGCTCAGCAATGA
- a CDS encoding REP-associated tyrosine transposase encodes MPDLPASHRLRIGRCTESSRIYLLTTNTFDRMPVFSDFVLGRLVVEQFRKAEDLGLANSLAWVVMPDHFHCLIELRKGSLGGLMQRTKSLSTKSVNLRLGRKLCLWQPGFHDRALRREEDLVELARYVVANPLRAGLVKRFGDYPLWDAIWV; translated from the coding sequence ATGCCTGATTTACCCGCTTCGCACCGGCTGCGCATCGGCCGCTGTACTGAGTCCAGCCGCATATATTTATTAACCACCAATACCTTCGATCGGATGCCAGTCTTCAGTGACTTTGTCTTGGGAAGACTGGTTGTTGAGCAGTTTCGAAAGGCTGAGGATCTGGGTCTTGCCAACTCATTGGCTTGGGTTGTGATGCCGGATCACTTTCATTGCTTGATCGAGTTGCGCAAGGGGTCGTTGGGTGGCTTGATGCAAAGAACCAAATCACTGAGCACCAAGTCAGTGAACCTGCGTCTTGGTCGGAAACTCTGCCTTTGGCAGCCAGGTTTTCATGACCGAGCACTGCGACGGGAAGAGGATCTGGTTGAGCTTGCCCGGTATGTCGTGGCCAACCCGTTGCGGGCCGGTTTGGTCAAGCGGTTTGGCGATTATCCGTTGTGGGATGCGATTTGGGTTTGA
- a CDS encoding TetR/AcrR family transcriptional regulator, protein MSTIRERNKELILRAASEEFADKGFAATKTSDIAAKAGLPKPNVYYYFKSKENLYREVLESIIEPILQASTPFNADGVPGEVLSHYIRSKIRISRDLPFASKVFASEIMHGAPHLSPDLVEQLNAQARHNIDCIQTWIDRGQIAPIDPNHLMFSIWAATQTYADFDWQITAITGKAKLDEADYEAAAQTIVRLVLKGCELDRQA, encoded by the coding sequence ATGAGCACTATCCGCGAGCGCAACAAAGAACTCATCCTGCGTGCCGCCAGCGAGGAATTTGCCGACAAGGGCTTCGCGGCGACCAAGACCAGCGACATCGCGGCCAAGGCGGGCCTGCCCAAACCCAACGTCTACTACTACTTCAAATCCAAGGAAAACCTCTACCGCGAGGTCCTGGAAAGCATCATCGAGCCGATCCTCCAGGCTTCCACGCCCTTCAACGCCGACGGCGTGCCCGGCGAGGTGCTGAGCCATTACATCCGCTCCAAGATCCGCATCTCCCGCGACCTGCCCTTCGCCTCGAAGGTCTTCGCCAGCGAGATCATGCACGGCGCACCCCACCTGAGCCCCGACCTGGTGGAACAACTCAACGCCCAGGCCCGGCACAACATCGACTGTATCCAGACCTGGATCGACCGCGGCCAGATCGCCCCCATCGACCCCAACCACCTGATGTTCAGCATCTGGGCCGCCACCCAGACCTACGCCGACTTCGACTGGCAGATCACCGCCATCACCGGCAAGGCGAAGCTGGATGAAGCGGATTACGAAGCGGCGGCGCAGACGATTGTTCGGTTGGTGTTGAAGGGGTGTGAGTTGGATCGCCAGGCGTAG